The following proteins are encoded in a genomic region of Gemmatimonadetes bacterium SCN 70-22:
- a CDS encoding peptide-methionine (R)-S-oxide reductase — protein MSDKVRMSDDEWAAQLTPEQFQITRRKGTERAFTGAYWDHHASGTYHCACCGEPLFSSETKYDSGSGWPSFWAPISAEAVATEGDHSHFMRRTEVLCRRCDAHLGHLFDDGPQPSGLRYCMNSASLRFQSGDGEGESR, from the coding sequence ATGAGCGACAAGGTCAGGATGTCGGATGACGAGTGGGCGGCGCAGTTGACGCCCGAGCAGTTCCAGATCACCAGGCGGAAGGGGACCGAGCGCGCCTTCACCGGTGCGTACTGGGACCACCACGCGAGCGGCACGTATCATTGCGCCTGCTGCGGGGAGCCGCTGTTCTCGTCGGAGACGAAGTACGATTCGGGGAGCGGGTGGCCCAGCTTCTGGGCACCCATCTCGGCGGAGGCGGTGGCGACGGAGGGCGATCACTCGCACTTCATGCGCCGAACCGAGGTGCTGTGCCGGCGTTGCGACGCGCACCTGGGCCACCTCTTCGACGACGGCCCCCAGCCGTCGGGGCTGCGCTACTGCATGAACTCCGCCTCGCTGCGCTTCCAGTCCGGGGACGGCGAGGGCGAGTCGAGGTAG